A single Chryseobacterium sp. DNA region contains:
- a CDS encoding DUF6691 family protein: MIKEKKPDIRHQDAVCVNESKLTHPWYYNLKYLAAGIIFGIIFVKAEVVSWFRIQEMFRLQSFHMYGIIGSAVLVGMISVGLIKKFNIKTIYGEPITLTPKKFNKGQIYGGLIFGFGWAITGACPGPLFAQIGTGALAVSVTLLSAIAGTWVYGYFRDQLPH, encoded by the coding sequence ATGATAAAAGAAAAAAAACCGGACATACGTCATCAGGATGCTGTTTGTGTGAATGAAAGCAAGCTTACTCATCCATGGTATTATAACCTGAAATATCTTGCTGCAGGCATAATATTCGGAATTATTTTTGTGAAGGCCGAGGTGGTCAGCTGGTTCAGAATACAGGAAATGTTCCGTTTACAGTCTTTCCATATGTACGGGATCATCGGAAGTGCAGTATTGGTGGGAATGATTTCAGTTGGGCTGATTAAAAAGTTTAATATAAAAACAATATATGGTGAACCTATTACACTGACGCCTAAAAAATTTAATAAAGGTCAGATTTACGGTGGATTGATATTTGGTTTTGGCTGGGCCATTACAGGAGCCTGTCCCGGGCCTCTCTTCGCCCAGATCGGAACAGGAGCTTTAGCAGTATCCGTTACTCTTTTGAGTGCCATTGCCGGAACCTGGGTGTATGGGTATTTCAGAGATCAACTGCCCCATTAA
- a CDS encoding glycoside hydrolase family 2 protein: protein MNKTFLFAFLCMQNILFAQFSERNLSSENWQFKNSKDKNWLPAKIPGTVHLDLMNNKIIQDPFKDENEKKVQWIENEDWDYQTHFTVSAKELEYDNIDLIFNGLDTFSEIYLNGKLLRKTDNMFRKWEISVKKNLKAGDNILQVRFTSAVNVGKELAKKVPFTMPESPRSFVRKAQYQFGWDWGPRLVTAGIWKEVKIEFWNTAKIETIKVEQKSITDKKADLMIHTSLFADTAGKYTFTVNGRKNTIRLEKGRNLLDIPFTIHNPKRWQPNGWGEPYLYSMEFSLQNDTKIWSDTTLKIGLRTVELVQEKDGKGKSFYFRVNGNPLYIKGTNWIPGDSFSPRITKEKYQKLIRDSREAHMNMIRIWGGGIYEDDEFYKACDENGILVWQDFMFAGSFYPADEEFLNNVKEEVKDQVSRLQNHPSIALWCGNNEIDEAIVNWGYQKQFKYSENDSIQVWKDYKKLFHEVIPNALNENLTADKNIYWPSSPSIGWGHKESLTEGDSHYWGVWWGEQPFEIYNEKVGRFMSEYGFQGMPALETIKSMFSGTPELSLQHPAVKAHEKHTRGWDIINEYMKRDYTIPTDFVKYNYVSQVLQARGMQIAIEAHRRAKPYNMGTLYWQLNDCWPVVSWSSIDYLGNWKAFHYQAKRSFEPAIISVEETEKSYDVHLINDLLNDFEVSSVAELIDFEGKVLWSMNTAEHVPSNSSEKYFGIKKTALSKFDLSKAVLRVYFAGGSLKQEKLFFFNRPNNLKLSKPRLTIRKISPTEIEVSTDVLAKDVYLMGDTHFSDNFFDLLPAASKRITLSKPLEKVEVMSLWETMEN from the coding sequence ATGAATAAAACTTTCCTTTTTGCTTTCCTTTGTATGCAGAATATCCTTTTTGCACAGTTTTCCGAAAGAAATCTGTCTTCAGAAAACTGGCAGTTCAAGAATTCAAAAGATAAAAACTGGCTTCCGGCAAAAATTCCGGGAACAGTTCATCTGGACCTGATGAACAACAAGATTATCCAGGATCCTTTTAAAGATGAAAACGAAAAAAAGGTACAATGGATTGAGAATGAAGACTGGGATTACCAGACTCATTTTACCGTTTCCGCAAAAGAACTGGAATACGATAATATTGATCTTATTTTTAACGGACTGGATACCTTTTCGGAGATTTATCTTAATGGAAAATTGCTGAGGAAAACAGACAATATGTTCAGAAAATGGGAAATTTCTGTTAAAAAGAACCTGAAAGCAGGGGATAATATTTTACAGGTCAGGTTTACATCTGCTGTGAATGTTGGAAAAGAACTGGCTAAAAAAGTTCCGTTCACCATGCCTGAATCGCCGAGAAGTTTTGTGAGAAAAGCACAATATCAGTTCGGATGGGATTGGGGACCAAGACTGGTGACAGCCGGAATCTGGAAAGAGGTAAAGATCGAATTTTGGAATACGGCCAAAATTGAAACAATAAAGGTTGAGCAGAAGAGCATCACTGATAAAAAAGCTGATTTAATGATTCATACTTCATTATTTGCCGATACAGCCGGGAAGTATACTTTTACCGTTAATGGCCGGAAAAACACCATCCGCCTGGAAAAAGGGAGAAACCTGCTCGATATTCCCTTTACTATTCATAATCCAAAACGGTGGCAGCCCAATGGATGGGGAGAACCTTATCTTTATTCCATGGAATTTTCCTTACAGAATGACACAAAGATATGGTCTGATACAACGCTGAAGATTGGATTAAGAACAGTAGAGCTGGTGCAGGAAAAAGACGGTAAAGGAAAATCATTCTATTTTAGAGTGAATGGAAATCCTCTGTATATCAAAGGAACCAATTGGATTCCTGGGGACAGTTTTTCCCCAAGGATTACCAAAGAAAAATATCAGAAGCTGATCAGAGACTCCAGAGAAGCCCATATGAACATGATCCGTATCTGGGGTGGCGGAATCTATGAAGATGATGAATTTTATAAAGCCTGTGATGAAAACGGGATTTTGGTATGGCAGGACTTTATGTTTGCCGGAAGTTTTTATCCGGCAGATGAAGAATTTTTAAACAATGTAAAGGAAGAGGTAAAAGATCAGGTCAGCAGACTTCAAAACCATCCGTCAATAGCTTTATGGTGCGGCAATAATGAAATAGATGAAGCGATCGTCAACTGGGGATATCAGAAACAGTTTAAGTATTCTGAAAATGATTCCATACAGGTTTGGAAAGATTATAAAAAACTGTTTCATGAAGTTATTCCTAATGCATTAAACGAAAATCTTACCGCGGATAAGAATATTTATTGGCCGAGTTCTCCATCTATAGGCTGGGGGCATAAAGAAAGCCTTACGGAAGGTGATTCGCATTATTGGGGAGTTTGGTGGGGTGAGCAGCCGTTTGAAATATACAATGAAAAAGTAGGGCGCTTCATGTCTGAATACGGTTTTCAGGGAATGCCGGCTTTAGAAACTATAAAATCAATGTTTTCCGGAACTCCGGAACTGAGCCTGCAGCATCCTGCGGTAAAGGCCCATGAGAAACACACCAGAGGCTGGGATATTATCAATGAATACATGAAACGGGATTACACGATTCCGACAGATTTTGTGAAATACAATTACGTTTCCCAAGTATTGCAGGCCAGAGGAATGCAGATTGCTATTGAAGCCCACCGCCGGGCAAAACCATATAATATGGGGACTTTATATTGGCAGCTTAATGATTGCTGGCCTGTGGTTTCATGGTCTTCCATTGACTATTTGGGAAATTGGAAAGCATTCCACTATCAGGCTAAAAGGAGTTTTGAGCCTGCGATAATATCCGTTGAAGAAACAGAAAAATCCTACGATGTTCATCTGATTAATGATCTGCTCAATGATTTTGAAGTAAGCTCTGTTGCTGAATTAATTGATTTTGAGGGTAAAGTTCTCTGGTCTATGAATACAGCAGAGCATGTACCCTCCAATTCAAGTGAAAAATATTTTGGGATAAAGAAAACAGCCCTTTCAAAATTTGATTTGTCAAAAGCCGTTTTAAGGGTTTATTTTGCCGGTGGTTCTTTAAAACAAGAGAAGTTGTTCTTCTTTAACAGACCCAACAACCTTAAGCTTTCAAAACCTAGGCTGACGATCAGGAAAATATCTCCGACAGAAATTGAAGTGTCTACAGATGTTTTGGCAAAAGATGTTTACCTGATGGGAGATACTCATTTTAGCGATAACTTTTTCGATCTCTTGCCCGCGGCTTCAAAGAGAATTACCCTTTCAAAACCTTTGGAAAAAGTGGAGGTGATGAGTCTTTGGGAAACAATGGAAAATTAA
- a CDS encoding SPFH domain-containing protein, translated as MRLFGNKKEGGLMDVIRCDEQEYLVWKWRPSGSANSTSKENSIRYGSSLRVKDGELAVFFYKQNDGTIQDFIQGPHDQTIHSANFPVLTNIVGAAFGGNSPFQAEIYFINLSGNIQIKFGIPYFDMYDPRFMDLGVPCAVRGTLTFNLTDYKNFIKLNRLINFNLDDFKAQIKDFFQRKIKSVLISAPQDYNIPVMQIERKIDEVSDSIQGRLKAELEEYFGVNLKRLDIGTIELDREHPHYRQLKRVTADQQTKFTEAKTDIEIENLSEVTRIQRKEMELGVEGKHFAVHQLNQHADVLKTAAASLGGMSHVDIGHGDGLNAAGLMVGMGVGASMRTQLGGLMDNMTNTPPPIHPDPMFHIALNGQQSGPYSPESLRQLVQSGQFSMNHHVWKEGMPGWELAGNVPETSRLFNVTPPPPPTI; from the coding sequence ATGAGACTATTTGGAAATAAAAAAGAGGGCGGGCTGATGGATGTGATCCGTTGTGATGAGCAGGAGTACCTGGTTTGGAAATGGAGGCCTTCCGGATCTGCCAATTCCACCAGCAAAGAAAACAGTATCCGTTACGGAAGCAGCTTACGGGTAAAAGATGGAGAGCTTGCGGTGTTTTTTTACAAGCAAAATGACGGAACCATTCAGGATTTTATACAGGGACCTCATGATCAGACGATCCATTCAGCGAACTTTCCGGTTCTTACCAATATCGTGGGAGCTGCATTCGGGGGGAATTCACCGTTTCAGGCAGAGATCTATTTTATCAATCTTTCCGGAAATATACAGATCAAGTTTGGAATCCCTTATTTTGATATGTATGATCCGAGGTTTATGGATCTTGGGGTTCCTTGTGCGGTACGTGGAACACTTACCTTTAATTTGACCGATTATAAAAACTTCATTAAGCTAAACCGTTTGATCAATTTTAATCTGGATGATTTTAAAGCGCAGATCAAAGATTTTTTTCAAAGAAAAATTAAATCTGTGCTGATTAGCGCACCACAGGATTATAATATTCCTGTTATGCAGATCGAAAGAAAAATTGATGAGGTAAGTGATAGTATACAAGGCAGGTTAAAAGCTGAATTGGAAGAATATTTTGGAGTCAATCTGAAACGTCTGGATATAGGAACGATAGAACTGGACAGGGAGCACCCTCATTACAGGCAGCTTAAAAGAGTGACTGCCGACCAGCAGACGAAATTTACCGAGGCGAAAACAGATATTGAAATTGAAAACTTATCCGAAGTAACCAGAATCCAGCGAAAAGAGATGGAGTTGGGAGTAGAAGGAAAACACTTTGCTGTTCATCAGCTGAATCAGCATGCTGATGTCCTGAAAACAGCGGCTGCCAGCCTTGGAGGAATGAGCCATGTGGATATAGGCCATGGAGATGGATTAAATGCTGCAGGGCTTATGGTCGGAATGGGAGTTGGCGCTTCTATGAGAACACAGCTTGGAGGATTGATGGATAATATGACGAATACACCGCCTCCCATTCACCCTGATCCGATGTTTCATATTGCCCTGAACGGGCAGCAATCAGGGCCATACAGCCCAGAATCTCTAAGGCAGCTTGTACAGTCCGGGCAGTTTTCAATGAATCACCACGTCTGGAAAGAAGGAATGCCAGGCTGGGAATTAGCAGGAAATGTACCCGAAACTTCCAGATTATTTAATGTAACACCACCTCCTCCCCCAACAATTTAA
- a CDS encoding YeeE/YedE thiosulfate transporter family protein, which yields MLEMIKEPWPWYIAGPLIGLTVPALLMMGNKSFGISSSLRHICAACVPADVHFFKYDWKKEAWNLFFVLGIFFGGMMAANFMLNPAEIAVDPDLKTELAGYGITDYSNLVPVQLMNFESILTLRGFIMMVAGGFLVGFGTRYAGGCTSGHAIMGLSNLQWPSLVATICFMAGGFLMANLILPVILSL from the coding sequence ATGTTGGAGATGATAAAAGAACCGTGGCCGTGGTATATCGCAGGCCCGTTGATTGGGCTTACCGTTCCCGCTTTACTGATGATGGGAAATAAATCCTTTGGAATAAGTTCCTCACTAAGGCATATCTGTGCCGCCTGTGTACCGGCAGATGTGCATTTTTTCAAATACGACTGGAAAAAAGAAGCCTGGAATTTATTTTTTGTATTGGGAATTTTCTTCGGAGGAATGATGGCCGCCAATTTTATGCTTAATCCTGCTGAAATAGCAGTTGATCCCGATCTGAAAACCGAATTGGCAGGCTATGGAATTACAGATTACAGCAATCTGGTTCCGGTACAGCTGATGAACTTTGAAAGTATATTGACGCTGAGAGGGTTTATCATGATGGTAGCCGGCGGATTTTTAGTGGGTTTTGGAACAAGGTATGCGGGTGGATGTACCAGTGGACATGCGATCATGGGACTTTCCAATTTGCAGTGGCCTTCTTTAGTCGCAACCATCTGTTTCATGGCGGGAGGATTTTTAATGGCCAATCTTATTCTGCCTGTAATCCTTTCCTTATAA
- a CDS encoding sulfite exporter TauE/SafE family protein — MEIIGYAAAVLIGISLGLIGGGGSILTVPVLVYLFGIDAFLATEYSLFVVGISSLAGSFSYFKKGLVNFKTALVFGLPSVVSIFLTRIYLLPLIPEQVARIKDFTVNRNIFLLLIFAGLMILSSYKMIINNASAESLEDTTDKNNALLAAGQGSIVGVLTGLVGAGGGFMIIPALVSLLKIPMKMAIGTSLVIISLNSLIGFFSSVSTMNIEWSLLISITAIAVVGIMIGSQLSRKIDGKKLKPAFGWFILIMGIYIITKEIFL, encoded by the coding sequence ATGGAAATTATAGGGTATGCAGCAGCAGTTTTAATAGGGATTTCTCTTGGGCTCATCGGTGGTGGCGGCAGTATTCTGACTGTCCCTGTCTTAGTTTATCTTTTTGGAATAGATGCCTTTCTGGCTACGGAATATTCTCTTTTTGTAGTGGGAATAAGTAGCTTGGCAGGCTCTTTTTCGTATTTTAAAAAAGGATTGGTCAATTTTAAAACAGCGTTGGTGTTCGGGCTTCCTTCCGTTGTTTCAATTTTTCTCACCAGAATATATCTGCTCCCTTTAATTCCTGAGCAAGTAGCCAGAATAAAAGATTTTACAGTAAACAGAAACATTTTTTTATTGTTGATTTTTGCGGGTTTAATGATTCTGTCTTCTTATAAAATGATAATAAATAATGCTTCTGCAGAGTCTTTAGAGGATACGACGGATAAAAATAATGCTTTGCTGGCTGCAGGGCAAGGTTCAATAGTAGGTGTTTTAACCGGACTGGTGGGAGCCGGAGGAGGTTTCATGATCATTCCGGCATTGGTCAGTCTTTTGAAAATTCCAATGAAGATGGCGATAGGAACATCTTTAGTTATTATCTCCCTCAACTCTTTAATAGGGTTCTTCTCTTCTGTCAGCACTATGAATATAGAATGGAGCCTGCTGATTTCTATTACTGCTATTGCCGTCGTAGGAATTATGATAGGCTCACAATTATCAAGAAAAATTGACGGTAAAAAACTGAAGCCTGCATTCGGATGGTTTATCCTGATCATGGGTATTTATATCATTACCAAAGAAATATTCCTCTAA
- a CDS encoding GxxExxY protein, whose protein sequence is MTENELSCKIIGEAIEVRKNLGVGLLENAYETYRIHRIVNKCIDE, encoded by the coding sequence ATGACCGAAAACGAATTATCCTGCAAAATAATAGGAGAAGCTATAGAAGTACGTAAGAACTTAGGAGTTGGCCTCTTAGAAAATGCATATGAAACTTATAGAATCCATAGAATTGTAAACAAATGTATTGATGAATAA
- a CDS encoding AEC family transporter, with protein sequence MVNFVLIAVCIIAGMVFKATKSIHPDAHKGINTWILYLALPAVSFKYLPKVQWTTEMLFPVVGTFMISVLCFFYMMFYSKSRGYSRRSRSTLELSSGYSNTSFIGFPLISAFYGEGLLSIAIICDQTMFFALSTLGIIAAVKGGSKSGKVSAVFILKRLITFPPLIGCISALVLSQFIDFTVAEPFFDKLAATVSPLALFSVGLQLKFNGWKKLIPQMSASMLYKLILAPAIVLGLALLSGIKGDVAKITVFEAAMPTLVTSSIIAEQFRLNTKLTNLIIGVSIMVGFFTSLFWYEVTELLF encoded by the coding sequence ATGGTAAATTTTGTTCTGATTGCAGTGTGCATTATTGCAGGAATGGTATTCAAAGCAACAAAATCTATCCACCCGGATGCCCATAAGGGTATCAATACCTGGATTCTTTATCTTGCTCTGCCGGCAGTTTCATTTAAATATCTGCCAAAAGTACAATGGACTACAGAAATGCTGTTTCCGGTTGTAGGAACTTTTATGATCTCTGTTCTCTGTTTCTTTTACATGATGTTTTACAGTAAAAGCAGGGGATATTCAAGGCGGTCGAGGAGTACTCTGGAGCTGTCAAGCGGGTATAGCAATACCTCTTTCATCGGATTTCCTTTGATCAGTGCTTTTTATGGAGAAGGCCTTTTAAGTATTGCCATTATCTGTGACCAGACCATGTTTTTTGCCCTTTCTACCTTAGGAATTATTGCTGCGGTAAAGGGAGGCAGCAAATCGGGAAAGGTAAGTGCCGTGTTTATTTTGAAAAGACTTATTACATTTCCGCCGCTCATTGGCTGTATTTCAGCTTTAGTGCTCTCACAATTTATAGATTTTACCGTTGCAGAACCTTTTTTTGATAAACTGGCCGCTACGGTAAGTCCTTTAGCCTTATTTTCAGTAGGGCTGCAGCTGAAGTTTAACGGATGGAAAAAACTGATCCCGCAGATGTCTGCTTCCATGCTTTATAAATTGATTTTAGCACCGGCCATTGTGCTGGGATTAGCTTTATTATCGGGAATAAAAGGGGATGTAGCTAAAATTACAGTATTTGAAGCTGCGATGCCAACGTTGGTTACTTCAAGTATTATCGCAGAACAGTTCAGACTGAATACCAAACTGACAAACCTGATCATCGGGGTCAGTATTATGGTGGGCTTTTTTACGTCCCTATTCTGGTATGAAGTAACCGAATTACTGTTTTAA
- a CDS encoding MBL fold metallo-hydrolase, which translates to MKIEQIYTGCLAQGAYYITSAGEAVIIDPLRETQPYIDRLMRDGVQLKYIFETHFHADFVSGHLDLSSKTGAPIVYGQTANPEFDALIAEDHQIFEIGTIKIKVLHTPGHTLESSCYLLIDENGVEKVLFSGDTLFLGDVGRPDLAQKSAHMTQEELAGLLYDSIYNKILPLHDDITVYPAHGAGSACGKNMQKETVDTLGNQKRTNYALNQKDKQSFVEKVTDGLLPPPAYFGMNVMMNKKGYNSFDKVLSQGLHAMVPEQFEETAEASGALILDVRTNREFVKDFIPQSVNIGLDGDFAPWVGALIGDVNQPILLVTEKGDEVEAVTRLSRVGFDYIVGYLEGSFEAWKKSGKETDRVNRISAEQFEKEIKEKKAKIIDIRRESEYHAEHVHEAYSKPLAYINEWIHKIGEEEHFYMHCGSGYRSTMAASILQARGYRNFTEIEGGFKAIASTGIPTSDFVCQTKVLNKLD; encoded by the coding sequence ATGAAAATAGAACAGATTTATACAGGATGTCTGGCACAGGGAGCTTATTATATTACTTCAGCCGGAGAAGCCGTAATCATTGATCCTTTAAGGGAAACACAGCCTTATATCGACAGATTGATGAGAGATGGAGTACAATTAAAATACATCTTTGAAACCCACTTTCACGCTGATTTTGTCAGTGGACATCTCGATCTAAGCAGCAAAACAGGCGCTCCGATTGTTTACGGTCAGACAGCAAATCCTGAATTTGATGCGCTCATTGCAGAAGATCATCAGATTTTTGAAATAGGTACTATTAAAATTAAAGTCCTTCATACACCGGGACACACACTCGAAAGCTCGTGCTATCTGCTGATTGATGAAAATGGAGTTGAAAAAGTGCTTTTCAGTGGTGATACCTTATTCCTGGGAGATGTAGGTCGTCCGGATCTTGCACAGAAATCGGCACATATGACCCAGGAGGAACTGGCGGGGTTGCTGTATGACAGCATATACAATAAAATTTTACCTTTACATGATGATATCACCGTATATCCTGCCCATGGTGCCGGTTCTGCCTGTGGCAAAAATATGCAGAAAGAAACTGTAGATACATTGGGTAATCAGAAGAGAACCAACTATGCGCTGAACCAGAAGGACAAACAGAGTTTTGTAGAAAAGGTTACAGACGGACTTCTGCCTCCACCTGCCTATTTCGGGATGAACGTAATGATGAATAAAAAAGGATATAACAGTTTTGATAAAGTGCTTTCACAAGGATTACATGCAATGGTGCCGGAACAGTTTGAGGAAACCGCAGAAGCTTCAGGAGCTCTAATTTTAGATGTAAGAACGAACCGTGAATTTGTGAAAGATTTTATCCCGCAATCTGTGAACATTGGACTGGATGGCGATTTTGCCCCGTGGGTAGGCGCTTTAATTGGCGATGTAAATCAGCCTATTTTGCTGGTAACGGAAAAAGGAGATGAAGTAGAAGCCGTAACCCGGCTAAGCAGGGTAGGCTTCGATTATATCGTAGGATATCTGGAAGGCAGTTTTGAAGCCTGGAAAAAGAGCGGAAAAGAAACAGACCGGGTAAACCGTATCTCTGCGGAGCAGTTTGAAAAAGAAATAAAAGAAAAAAAAGCAAAGATCATAGACATACGAAGAGAAAGCGAATACCATGCAGAACATGTACATGAAGCATACAGCAAACCCTTAGCCTATATCAATGAATGGATTCATAAGATAGGGGAGGAAGAACATTTTTATATGCATTGCGGGAGCGGTTACAGAAGCACGATGGCAGCGAGTATTCTTCAGGCAAGAGGCTACAGAAACTTCACGGAAATTGAAGGCGGTTTTAAGGCCATAGCTTCTACAGGTATTCCTACAAGCGATTTTGTGTGTCAGACTAAAGTTTTAAATAAATTAGATTAA
- a CDS encoding isoaspartyl peptidase/L-asparaginase family protein yields the protein MNNNRRSFIKKLGIATAALAVNPLDLMAAELPEHTATVNKPIVLSTWNFGLKANEEAWTILGKGGKALDAVEKGVRLVELDPKERSVGYGGRPDRDGRVTLDACIMDENYNIGSVACLENIKNPISVARAVMEKTPHVMLVGDGALQFALSQGFKKENLLTPESEKEWKEWLKTSRYKPIANIENHDTIGMIALDAQGNLSGACTTSGMAFKMHGRVGDSPIIGAGLFVDNEVGAATATGHGEEVIRTVGTHLVVELMRQGRNPQEACKEAVERIVKINQRRNKNLKDIQVGFIALNKKGEYGSYCIQDGFNFAVYDQKGNHLEKPEFALK from the coding sequence ATGAACAATAACCGAAGAAGTTTTATTAAAAAACTGGGAATTGCAACAGCAGCACTTGCCGTAAACCCGTTGGATTTGATGGCTGCCGAATTACCTGAACATACCGCCACCGTAAACAAACCAATTGTTCTCTCTACCTGGAATTTCGGACTAAAAGCCAATGAAGAAGCATGGACTATTCTCGGAAAAGGAGGAAAAGCTTTAGATGCAGTTGAAAAAGGAGTTCGTCTTGTAGAGTTGGATCCCAAGGAAAGAAGTGTCGGCTATGGCGGACGCCCGGACAGGGATGGCAGGGTAACTCTGGATGCCTGTATCATGGATGAAAATTATAATATCGGCTCAGTAGCATGTCTTGAAAACATTAAAAACCCGATTTCAGTAGCCAGAGCCGTGATGGAAAAAACGCCGCATGTGATGCTGGTAGGAGATGGTGCACTGCAGTTTGCCTTATCACAAGGCTTTAAAAAAGAAAATCTTCTCACTCCGGAATCAGAAAAAGAATGGAAAGAATGGTTGAAAACTAGCCGGTATAAGCCAATAGCCAATATTGAAAATCACGATACCATAGGAATGATTGCACTGGACGCACAGGGAAACCTTTCGGGAGCATGTACGACAAGCGGAATGGCATTCAAAATGCATGGCAGGGTAGGAGATTCACCCATCATTGGGGCCGGGCTATTTGTAGATAATGAAGTGGGAGCTGCTACAGCGACCGGTCATGGGGAAGAAGTCATCAGAACAGTAGGAACACACCTTGTGGTTGAGCTGATGAGACAGGGCAGAAATCCTCAGGAGGCCTGCAAAGAAGCCGTGGAAAGAATTGTAAAGATCAATCAGAGAAGAAATAAAAACTTAAAAGATATTCAGGTAGGCTTTATCGCATTGAATAAGAAAGGAGAATATGGCTCTTACTGCATCCAGGATGGGTTTAATTTTGCCGTGTATGATCAGAAAGGAAACCACCTTGAAAAGCCTGAGTTTGCTTTAAAATAA
- a CDS encoding copper homeostasis protein CutC, whose product MSKIEIACFNPESAVIAFENGADRIEFCDGLSEGGTTPDFEATRQLREQINIPIFVMIRPRGGDFTYSDSEFEQMKNDLMHLKSLNVDGFVWGILNENDEVNLEQNKTLIELADPLPCTFHRAFDRARGLEDSLEKVIECGFKTILTSGQKPNVSEGKENLKKLVDLSRGRIEILVGGGLRSSNIEEIRSLTKAGYFHSSAITDGGAFADPEEVAALKSK is encoded by the coding sequence ATGTCAAAAATAGAAATAGCATGTTTTAATCCGGAATCAGCAGTCATTGCTTTTGAAAACGGAGCAGACAGAATAGAATTTTGCGATGGATTGAGTGAAGGCGGTACTACTCCTGATTTTGAAGCGACCCGGCAACTCAGAGAACAAATAAATATTCCGATATTTGTAATGATCCGTCCCAGAGGCGGTGATTTTACCTATTCAGATTCAGAATTTGAGCAGATGAAAAATGATTTGATGCATCTGAAGTCTTTGAATGTGGATGGTTTTGTATGGGGTATTCTGAATGAAAATGATGAGGTCAATCTAGAGCAGAACAAAACTTTGATAGAACTTGCAGATCCTCTTCCCTGTACCTTTCACCGTGCCTTTGACCGTGCCAGAGGATTGGAAGATTCTTTGGAAAAAGTAATTGAATGCGGCTTTAAAACGATTCTTACTTCAGGCCAGAAACCGAATGTATCCGAAGGGAAAGAAAATCTGAAAAAATTGGTTGATCTTTCCAGGGGAAGAATAGAAATCCTTGTTGGGGGAGGACTCCGTTCATCGAATATTGAAGAAATAAGGTCGTTGACAAAAGCCGGCTATTTCCATTCTTCTGCCATCACTGACGGTGGCGCTTTTGCCGACCCGGAAGAGGTGGCTGCATTGAAGAGTAAGTGA
- a CDS encoding Crp/Fnr family transcriptional regulator codes for MQENILSSEFSSSPELVEKLYQYGITKNYSEGALILDENASIRSIPIVMKGMIKVIRTEEDGREILLYYIKAGESCIMSFLGGMHNEKSIVKAEVEEDAEILFLPVDKVSLFIKEHPEWLDYIFRLYHKRFEELLDIINAIAFKKVDERLLNLLHKKYELTGSETINTTHEQLANELGTARVVVSRLLKQLEEEGRLKLGRNKITLLKTLNS; via the coding sequence ATGCAGGAAAACATCCTTTCTTCAGAATTTTCCTCTTCCCCTGAGCTGGTGGAGAAGTTATACCAATACGGCATAACAAAAAATTACAGTGAAGGAGCTCTAATTTTAGATGAGAATGCTTCTATCCGTTCCATTCCTATTGTGATGAAAGGAATGATCAAAGTAATCAGGACAGAAGAGGACGGAAGGGAGATCCTGCTGTATTATATCAAGGCTGGTGAAAGCTGTATTATGTCTTTCCTGGGCGGGATGCATAATGAAAAAAGTATTGTAAAAGCTGAGGTAGAAGAAGATGCAGAAATTCTTTTCTTACCTGTAGATAAAGTTTCTTTATTCATTAAAGAACATCCTGAATGGCTGGATTATATTTTCAGGCTTTATCATAAACGGTTTGAAGAACTGCTGGATATCATTAATGCTATCGCTTTCAAAAAAGTAGACGAAAGGCTCCTGAATCTTCTCCATAAAAAATATGAACTTACAGGTTCCGAAACGATTAATACCACCCACGAACAACTGGCTAACGAGTTGGGAACCGCCAGAGTTGTAGTGTCCAGGCTCCTTAAACAGCTTGAAGAAGAAGGCCGGCTAAAACTGGGAAGAAACAAAATTACCCTTCTGAAAACCCTCAACTCATAA